The Planifilum fulgidum sequence GCGCTCAGCTACGGCGCGACGACCTACAGCGCCTTCATGCTGGTGGGGTTGGCCGGCCTCACCTATCAGGGAGGAGTGGGGGCGCTGGGATTTGAGCTGGTGTACTTGTCCGGAATGGTGCTGGTGGTTTATTTCGGCCCCCGATTCTGGATGGCGGGAAAAAAGTACGGCTATGTGACCCCTTCGGAGATGCTGGGGGACCGTTATGAAAGCCGGGCGGTGGCCGTCGTGACGGCCGTTGCCAGCTGCCTCTTTCTCATTCCCTACAGTTCGGTTCAGCTGGCGGGGGTGGGTTACCTCTTGTCGGGAATGAGCGGCGGATCCGTTTCCTTCACCGCCGGGGCGTTGATCGCAACGGTGCTGGCCATCGCGCTGGCCCTGATTGCGGGAATCCGCTCCGTCGCCTGGACGGATGCCTTTCAGGCGCTGATCATGATCGTCACTTCCGTCGGCGTCGTCTGGGTTGTCGCCCAGGGATTGGGCGGCTTTGACAGTCTGTTTTCCGCCCTGGAGCGCGATTATCCCGAATGGCTGACGGTGCCGGGGAACGGCTTTTTCAGCTTCGCCACCTTTCTGGGGCTCACCTTGCCCTGGTTCTTTTTCAGCATTTCCAATCCCCAGGTGAGCCAGCGCCTGTTTATGCTGTCCTCCCTGGCGGAGATGCGCCGAATGCTTCTTCTCTTTCTCGGATACGGCCTCATCTATACCCTGGTGGCCATTTTGTGGGGCTTTTCGGCCCTCGTCCAATCCCCGGATCTGGAGAATCCGGATCTGGCGACTCCCACCCTGCTCAGCTCCCCCCTGGTTCCCCCGGTGCTCGGGGTGATCGTCATGATCGGGATTTTGGCCGCCGCCATTTCGACGATTGATTCGATTTTGCTCACCTTGTCGTCCCTGGTGGCCCGGGATGTCTATGGAAATCTCGGCAGGAAGGAAAGCTCCGCCCAACAGCTTCGGGTGGGGCGCTGGGTGATTCCGCTGATCGCCCTTCTGGCCTACGGTTTTGCCGAGCTGCAGTTGGATTTGATCGCCGTGCTGTCCGTCTCTTCTTCGGCGGGACTGTTGGTGATGGTGCCCGCCATTGTCGGCGCGTTTTTCTGGAGAAGGGGAACGGCGGCCGGGGTTCTCTCCTCCGTCGTGGTCGGAGGACTGCTGGTGATCTTCCTGGAGCTGACGAGGATCAAGCCCCTGGGGCTCGCCTCCGGCATCTGGGGGCTTGCCGCATCCACGCTCCTGTTTGTCGTCGTCAGTCTCGTCACGGAGGCGCCTGCAGCGAAGGCGGAGCGCTTTGTCGGCGACATCCGCCGGTGGATCCGCGAGAAGGGGGCGTTTTGACAGGGGCGGGGCCTCCGCATGATGAGCCGGTTTCCGCCCTCCCGTTTGGCCGCCTCGGAAGGGGCTGCCCGGGCAGGCGGCCATACGCAGGATGTCTGGGGCGCGCGGCACGAAAGAAATCCGCGGCTCCGCATGCGGCGCCGATCGCCGAATGCGGAGCCCTTTTTTTGCGGGGTCTTAGGGGATGCCCCGCATCAATACAGGCGGGACATGCCGTGGTTGGCGAAGCGGTTGATCAGGGCGGCCATTTTTTCGGGAGGCAGGTCCATGTCGTTTTCGAGCCAATCCTTGATCACATGGATGGCGCCGCTGACCACGAAGGTGCTCAAATATCTCGAGTCGGCCTCGTTCATATGATAAACGGTGCTCATCATAAAGCGCCGCGCAACCTCCATCAACCGCTTTTCAAAGGCGGGGTCCTTGTTTTTGACCAGGAGGGTTTGGAAAAGGAATCGGTTTTCCGCGATGTATTCCAAGAGCTTCTGGGTCATCTTCAGCGATTCTTCTTCGATGGTGAAACGGTAATGGCTCAAATGGGCGACCATGTCTTCGATGATTTCCGATTCAATGTGATCCAGCAGGTCATACGGGTCCGAAAAATGCATGTAAAAGGTGGAGCGATTGATATCCGCCCTTTCGCAGATTTCCTTGACGGTGACGGCGGAAATGGGCTTGTCGTCGGCGAGCAGGGCGATGAGGCTTTCCTTCAGCACTTTGCGCGTGTACTTTTTGCGCCGATCCAGCTTTTTGCGCATGCCGGCCCTCCTTTATACCAATATTTCGTCAAATTCGACACGAATACAAAAAGTGTTGAAAAATCGACAGAACTTATAAAACTGTATGTTGTATTTCCGACACGGTGTCCAGTAAAATATTAAGGTGTTCAGAGGATGAGATCAAGGGAGGATGAAGACTTATAGACTTTGCCGCAAAAATTGTAAAACACAATAAGGCGATTGTCATTTCCGGCATCATCCTTGCGTTGATCGGGGCGATGGCGCATTTGGCCGTTTCGGTCAATTACAATATGGCCGACTATTTGCCCCAGGACACCCCATCGACCCGGGCCGTCGATCTGATGGAACGCGAATTCGATGAACCGGCCGCCAATGCGCGGGTGATGATTCATCACGTCTCCGTCGCCGAAGCTTTGGCGTACAAGGAGAAATTGGAGGCGATCGACGGGGTCACCGAAGTCACCTGGCTGGATGATGTGATCGATGTAAAAGAGCCCCTCGAGACGGCCGATCCCGATCTCGTGGAGCCCTATTACAAAAATGAAACGGCGCTGTTTTTGTTGCACATCCGCGAGGGGGAAGAAGTCGAGACGGTCGACCAAATTTACGAGCTGATAGGTAGTGAAAATGCCGTAGCCGGTCAGGCCGTCGATACGGCGGTTTCCCAGAAAATGGCCGGCCAGGAGTCCTTCAATGCCACCCTTTTGTTGATCCCCATCCTCATCGTGATTTTGGTTTTATCCACGACCTCCTGGATTGAACCCCTGTTCTTTTTGATCGCCATCGGCGTTTCCGTTTTCATTAACATGGGAGCCAATGTGTTTGTCGGCGAAATCTCCTTTGTC is a genomic window containing:
- a CDS encoding sodium:solute symporter family protein, whose protein sequence is MKPTLVWTGLAVYVAAVVAIALMSRKGMRKELNDYFLARRAMSGVLSALSYGATTYSAFMLVGLAGLTYQGGVGALGFELVYLSGMVLVVYFGPRFWMAGKKYGYVTPSEMLGDRYESRAVAVVTAVASCLFLIPYSSVQLAGVGYLLSGMSGGSVSFTAGALIATVLAIALALIAGIRSVAWTDAFQALIMIVTSVGVVWVVAQGLGGFDSLFSALERDYPEWLTVPGNGFFSFATFLGLTLPWFFFSISNPQVSQRLFMLSSLAEMRRMLLLFLGYGLIYTLVAILWGFSALVQSPDLENPDLATPTLLSSPLVPPVLGVIVMIGILAAAISTIDSILLTLSSLVARDVYGNLGRKESSAQQLRVGRWVIPLIALLAYGFAELQLDLIAVLSVSSSAGLLVMVPAIVGAFFWRRGTAAGVLSSVVVGGLLVIFLELTRIKPLGLASGIWGLAASTLLFVVVSLVTEAPAAKAERFVGDIRRWIREKGAF
- a CDS encoding TetR/AcrR family transcriptional regulator; this translates as MRKKLDRRKKYTRKVLKESLIALLADDKPISAVTVKEICERADINRSTFYMHFSDPYDLLDHIESEIIEDMVAHLSHYRFTIEEESLKMTQKLLEYIAENRFLFQTLLVKNKDPAFEKRLMEVARRFMMSTVYHMNEADSRYLSTFVVSGAIHVIKDWLENDMDLPPEKMAALINRFANHGMSRLY